Proteins from a genomic interval of Pseudomonas anuradhapurensis:
- the cyoC gene encoding cytochrome o ubiquinol oxidase subunit III: MSSQVMHGAAHGHDHGHDDHHHDSGQMTVLGFWLYLMTDCILFASLFATYAVLSGSFAGGPSGHDIFQLDFVAVETLFLLLSSITFGFAMLKMFDGKKAGVLGWLAVTFLFGAGFIAMEIYEFHHLIGEGFGPNRSGFLSGFFALVGTHGLHVTAGLIWMAIMMYQINKHGITPTAKTRMSCLSLFWHFLDVVWICVFTVVYLLGVL; encoded by the coding sequence ATGTCCAGTCAAGTAATGCACGGTGCTGCTCATGGTCACGACCATGGGCATGACGACCACCACCACGACTCGGGCCAGATGACCGTACTGGGTTTCTGGCTGTACCTGATGACCGACTGCATCCTGTTTGCGTCGCTCTTCGCCACCTACGCGGTGCTGTCCGGCAGTTTTGCCGGCGGCCCGTCGGGTCATGACATCTTCCAGCTCGATTTCGTAGCTGTTGAAACGCTGTTCCTGCTGCTGTCCTCGATCACCTTCGGCTTCGCCATGCTGAAGATGTTCGATGGCAAGAAAGCTGGCGTACTGGGCTGGTTGGCTGTGACCTTCCTGTTCGGTGCAGGCTTCATCGCGATGGAAATCTATGAATTCCATCACCTGATCGGCGAAGGCTTCGGCCCGAACCGCAGTGGCTTCCTGTCGGGCTTCTTCGCCCTGGTAGGTACCCACGGCCTGCACGTGACCGCCGGCCTGATCTGGATGGCAATCATGATGTACCAGATCAACAAGCACGGCATCACGCCGACCGCCAAGACCCGCATGAGCTGCCTGAGCCTGTTCTGGCACTTCCTGGACGTGGTCTGGATCTGCGTATTCACCGTCGTCTACCTGTTGGGAGTTCTGTAA
- the cyoD gene encoding cytochrome o ubiquinol oxidase subunit IV, with amino-acid sequence MANAHDTHHEGNHGSVKSYMIGFILSIILTAIPFGLAMSPSLPKNLTVLIIVAMAVIQVVVHLVYFLHMDRSKEQRNNVSTFLFTTLVIALLVGLSLWIMFSIHFEMLAK; translated from the coding sequence ATGGCTAACGCACACGACACTCATCACGAAGGTAACCACGGCAGCGTCAAGTCGTACATGATCGGCTTCATCCTGTCGATCATCCTGACTGCGATCCCGTTCGGCCTGGCCATGTCGCCAAGCCTGCCGAAGAACCTGACCGTTCTGATCATTGTTGCCATGGCCGTGATCCAGGTAGTCGTACACCTCGTGTACTTCCTGCACATGGACCGCTCGAAAGAGCAACGCAACAACGTTTCGACGTTCCTGTTCACCACCTTGGTGATCGCGCTGCTGGTCGGCCTGTCGCTGTGGATCATGTTCAGCATCCACTTCGAAATGTTGGCCAAGTGA
- the cyoE gene encoding heme o synthase yields MSVKHFIQITKPGIIFGNVLSVAGGFFLAAKGHVDFALFLAVVVGTSLVVASGCVFNNCIDRDIDQKMERTKNRVMVQGGMPLPLALIYATLLGVAGFSLLYVQANPLSAFCALIGFIVYVGFYSLWLKRKSVHGTLVGSLSGAMPPVIGYCAVSNSFDLAAVTLLVMFSLWQMPHSFAIAIFRFKDYSAANIPVLPVARGVLAAKKQIVLYVLAFVLATLMLTLGGYAGLGYLAVAAAMGLYWLYMAWGGYKAEDDSKWARKVFGFSILTVTALSVMMGVDSQTAADVLMTYAR; encoded by the coding sequence ATGTCCGTTAAGCACTTTATCCAAATCACCAAACCGGGGATCATTTTCGGTAACGTGCTTTCCGTGGCAGGCGGTTTCTTCCTTGCCGCGAAGGGCCATGTGGATTTCGCCCTGTTCCTGGCGGTGGTAGTGGGTACTTCGCTGGTAGTCGCGTCCGGTTGCGTGTTCAACAACTGCATCGACCGCGACATCGACCAGAAGATGGAACGCACCAAGAACCGCGTCATGGTTCAGGGCGGCATGCCGCTGCCCCTCGCGCTGATCTACGCCACCCTGCTCGGGGTGGCGGGTTTCAGCCTGCTGTATGTCCAGGCCAACCCGCTGTCGGCGTTCTGCGCGCTGATCGGCTTCATCGTCTACGTCGGTTTCTACAGCCTGTGGCTGAAGCGTAAATCGGTGCACGGCACCCTGGTTGGCAGCCTGTCCGGTGCCATGCCTCCGGTGATCGGCTACTGCGCCGTGAGCAACAGCTTCGACCTGGCTGCGGTCACCCTGCTGGTGATGTTCAGCCTGTGGCAGATGCCGCACAGCTTTGCCATCGCGATCTTCCGCTTCAAGGACTACAGCGCTGCCAACATTCCGGTCCTGCCGGTGGCGCGCGGTGTCCTCGCGGCGAAGAAGCAGATCGTGCTGTACGTGCTGGCCTTCGTGCTCGCCACCCTGATGCTTACCCTCGGCGGTTACGCCGGCCTCGGCTACCTGGCCGTGGCTGCTGCCATGGGCCTGTACTGGCTGTACATGGCCTGGGGAGGCTACAAGGCCGAGGACGACAGCAAATGGGCACGCAAGGTGTTCGGCTTCTCCATCCTCACCGTCACTGCGCTCAGCGTGATGATGGGTGTGGACAGCCAGACCGCTGCGGACGTGCTGATGACCTACGCGCGCTGA
- the alaC gene encoding alanine transaminase — protein sequence MANPGSPRRFARIDRLPPYVFNITAELKMAARRRGEDIIDLSMGNPDGATPPHIVEKLVQVAQREDTHGYSTSRGIPRLRRAISNWYKERYEVDIDPESEAIVTIGSKEGLAHLMLATLDQGDTVLVPNPSYPIHIYGAVIAGAQVRSVPLVPGVDFFNELERAIRESIPKPKMMILGFPSNPTAQCVELDFFERVVALAKQYGVLVVHDLAYADIVYDGWKAPSIMQVPGAKDIAVEFFTLSKSYNMAGWRIGFMVGNPELVSALARIKSYHDYGTFTPLQVAAIAALEGDQQCVRDIAEQYRQRRNLLVKGLHELGWMVENPKASMYVWAKIPPEYVHLGSLEFSKKLLAEAKVCVSPGIGFGDYGDDHVRFALIENQDRIRQAIRGIRQMFRADGLTRK from the coding sequence ATGGCCAACCCAGGTTCGCCGCGCCGCTTTGCGCGCATCGATCGTCTCCCCCCTTACGTCTTCAACATCACCGCCGAGCTCAAGATGGCTGCCCGCCGCCGTGGCGAGGACATCATCGACCTGAGCATGGGCAACCCCGATGGCGCCACTCCGCCTCACATCGTCGAAAAGCTGGTGCAGGTCGCCCAGCGTGAAGACACCCACGGCTATTCCACCTCTCGCGGTATTCCGCGCCTGCGCCGGGCCATCTCCAACTGGTACAAGGAACGCTACGAGGTCGATATCGACCCGGAAAGCGAAGCCATCGTCACCATTGGTTCGAAGGAAGGCCTGGCGCACCTGATGCTGGCCACACTCGACCAGGGCGATACGGTGCTGGTGCCCAACCCCAGCTACCCGATCCATATCTACGGTGCAGTGATCGCCGGTGCCCAGGTGCGTTCGGTGCCGCTGGTGCCGGGGGTGGACTTCTTCAACGAGCTGGAGCGGGCCATACGCGAGTCGATCCCCAAGCCGAAGATGATGATCCTTGGCTTCCCGTCCAACCCTACCGCGCAGTGCGTGGAGCTGGATTTCTTCGAGCGCGTGGTGGCCCTGGCCAAGCAGTATGGGGTTCTGGTGGTGCATGACCTGGCGTATGCCGACATCGTCTACGACGGCTGGAAAGCGCCGTCGATCATGCAGGTGCCGGGGGCCAAGGATATCGCCGTGGAGTTCTTTACCCTGTCCAAGAGCTACAACATGGCCGGCTGGCGCATCGGCTTCATGGTTGGCAACCCCGAGTTGGTCAGCGCCCTGGCGCGGATCAAGAGCTACCACGACTACGGCACCTTCACCCCGCTGCAGGTAGCCGCCATCGCTGCGCTGGAAGGTGACCAACAGTGCGTTCGCGACATTGCCGAGCAGTACCGCCAGCGCCGCAACTTGCTGGTGAAAGGGCTGCACGAACTGGGCTGGATGGTCGAGAACCCCAAGGCCTCGATGTATGTGTGGGCGAAGATTCCGCCGGAGTATGTGCACCTGGGTTCGCTGGAGTTTTCCAAGAAGCTGCTGGCCGAGGCCAAGGTGTGCGTGTCGCCGGGGATCGGCTTTGGTGACTACGGTGATGACCACGTACGCTTTGCCCTGATCGAGAACCAGGACCGCATTCGCCAGGCGATTCGCGGGATCCGGCAGATGTTTCGGGCCGATGGTCTGACCCGCAAGTAA
- a CDS encoding YkgJ family cysteine cluster protein: MSEYNPCLDCGACCGYFRVSFFWGECQSSGGLVPDDLVVQINPTRVAMIGTDAKPCRCISLQGEIGQQVACTIYANRSSPCREFEASWVGGVHNPSCDDARAAYGLPPLTPPGANEPHWPDDGAEVA, encoded by the coding sequence ATGTCCGAATATAACCCTTGCCTTGACTGCGGCGCCTGCTGCGGGTACTTCCGTGTGTCCTTCTTCTGGGGCGAATGCCAGTCATCCGGCGGCCTGGTACCGGATGACCTGGTGGTACAGATCAACCCCACCCGTGTCGCCATGATCGGCACCGACGCCAAGCCATGCCGCTGCATCAGCCTGCAGGGCGAGATTGGCCAGCAAGTGGCGTGCACCATCTACGCCAACCGCTCCAGCCCCTGCCGCGAGTTCGAGGCGTCGTGGGTGGGTGGGGTACACAACCCCAGCTGTGACGATGCGCGGGCGGCATATGGGCTGCCACCGCTGACGCCGCCAGGGGCCAATGAGCCGCATTGGCCGGATGACGGCGCTGAGGTGGCCTGA
- a CDS encoding GNAT family N-acetyltransferase gives MTPPRSFPSDLCLDSPRLQLRPMRHADAAQWLAIMADPEVMRYWHHAPWQDLAEAESALAADREAYANGDQLKLGMYRRDNGELIGMVQLFNIDDVSRRGEIGYCLASAMQGRGYMDEALTCFIDYLAHTLHMRRLEGEIDPRNQGSARTLERQGFVLEGTLRARWCVAGELSDSGIYGLLLEPPVA, from the coding sequence GTGACCCCACCCCGCAGTTTCCCCAGTGACCTCTGCCTTGACAGCCCGCGCCTGCAATTGCGCCCCATGCGCCATGCCGATGCAGCACAGTGGCTGGCAATCATGGCCGACCCCGAGGTCATGCGCTATTGGCACCATGCCCCCTGGCAAGACCTGGCCGAAGCCGAAAGCGCCCTGGCCGCCGATCGTGAAGCCTATGCCAACGGTGACCAGCTCAAGCTGGGCATGTACCGGCGCGACAACGGTGAACTGATCGGCATGGTCCAGCTGTTCAACATCGACGATGTCTCTCGCCGTGGCGAGATCGGTTATTGCCTGGCCAGCGCCATGCAGGGCCGAGGCTACATGGACGAGGCGCTGACCTGCTTCATCGACTACCTCGCCCACACCCTGCACATGCGCCGCCTGGAGGGCGAGATCGACCCACGCAACCAAGGCTCGGCACGTACCCTCGAACGCCAGGGCTTCGTGCTAGAAGGTACCCTGCGTGCGCGCTGGTGTGTGGCTGGCGAACTGTCCGACTCCGGTATCTATGGCCTGCTGCTGGAGCCGCCGGTTGCCTGA
- a CDS encoding lysozyme inhibitor LprI family protein, whose product MIKHYLTGLALACSLSSAMADDYTAAYGQCMDKASSTVAMSECIKAETQVQDQRLNRVYKQLMGKLDAGQQKRLRDVQRTWLAYRDGNCQFHVQASGGTMAVLEGGSCLMDMTRDRAAELERVLSPGQ is encoded by the coding sequence ATGATCAAGCATTACCTGACCGGCCTGGCATTGGCCTGCTCGCTGTCATCGGCAATGGCCGATGACTACACGGCCGCCTACGGGCAGTGCATGGACAAGGCGTCCAGTACCGTGGCCATGAGTGAATGCATCAAGGCCGAAACGCAGGTGCAGGACCAGCGCCTGAACCGGGTGTACAAGCAACTGATGGGCAAGCTCGATGCCGGGCAGCAGAAGCGCCTGCGGGATGTGCAGCGTACGTGGCTGGCTTACCGCGATGGCAATTGCCAGTTCCATGTGCAGGCCAGTGGTGGAACCATGGCGGTACTGGAAGGTGGGTCCTGTTTGATGGACATGACCCGCGACCGGGCGGCGGAGCTGGAACGAGTGCTCAGCCCCGGGCAATGA
- the mnmH gene encoding tRNA 2-selenouridine(34) synthase MnmH: MRPDCTDFRQLFLDDVPMMDMRAPIEFAKGAFPGAVNLPLMTDQERQKVGTCYKQQGQAAAIALGHQLVSGASKQARLEAWAAFAQAHPEGYLYCFRGGLRSQIVQGWLRDEAGIHYPRIKGGYKAMRTFLLETTQQAVEQCDFVLVGGLTGTGKTDVLHQLDNVLDLEGHANHRGSSFGKRATAQPAQIDFENQLAIDVLKKRARGIEQFVLEDEGRIVGSCTVPLELYQGMQQYPLVWLEDTFANRVERILRDYVINLSAEFVSVHGEEDGRRLFAERLLQSMANIYKRLGGERYQRLSDILRLALEEQQRSGAVDLHRGWIEGLLNEYYDPMYAYQRAAKAERIEFAGDAVEVREYLKARALRAPRS, encoded by the coding sequence ATGCGCCCCGACTGCACCGACTTCCGCCAGCTGTTCCTCGATGACGTGCCGATGATGGACATGCGCGCCCCCATCGAATTTGCCAAGGGCGCCTTCCCCGGCGCCGTCAACCTGCCGCTGATGACCGATCAGGAACGGCAGAAGGTCGGTACCTGCTACAAGCAGCAGGGCCAGGCCGCCGCCATCGCCCTCGGCCACCAGCTGGTCAGTGGCGCCAGCAAACAGGCCCGCCTGGAAGCCTGGGCGGCATTTGCCCAGGCTCACCCGGAGGGTTACCTGTATTGCTTCCGTGGTGGCTTGCGCTCGCAGATCGTGCAGGGCTGGCTGCGTGATGAAGCGGGTATCCATTACCCGCGGATCAAAGGTGGCTACAAGGCCATGCGTACCTTCCTGCTGGAAACCACTCAGCAGGCAGTGGAGCAATGTGATTTCGTGCTGGTTGGCGGCCTGACCGGCACCGGCAAGACCGACGTGCTGCACCAGCTGGACAACGTGCTCGACCTGGAAGGCCACGCCAACCATCGCGGCTCCAGCTTCGGCAAGCGCGCCACCGCACAGCCGGCGCAGATCGACTTCGAGAACCAGCTGGCCATCGATGTACTGAAGAAACGTGCCCGCGGCATCGAGCAGTTCGTATTGGAAGACGAAGGCCGCATTGTCGGCAGCTGCACGGTGCCACTGGAGCTATACCAGGGTATGCAGCAGTACCCACTGGTGTGGCTGGAAGACACGTTCGCCAACCGGGTGGAGCGCATCCTGCGCGATTATGTGATCAACCTGAGCGCCGAGTTCGTCAGCGTGCATGGCGAAGAGGACGGCCGCCGGCTGTTCGCCGAGCGTCTGCTGCAGAGCATGGCCAACATCTACAAGCGCTTGGGCGGCGAACGCTATCAGCGCCTGTCGGACATCCTCCGCCTGGCCCTAGAGGAACAGCAGCGCAGCGGTGCGGTGGACTTGCATCGAGGCTGGATCGAAGGCTTGCTGAACGAGTACTACGACCCGATGTACGCCTACCAGCGCGCAGCCAAGGCAGAGCGTATCGAGTTTGCCGGGGATGCCGTGGAAGTACGCGAGTACCTCAAGGCCCGGGCACTACGCGCACCGCGCAGCTAA
- the selD gene encoding selenide, water dikinase SelD, protein MSEPIRLTQYSHGAGCGCKISPKVLDVILAESGAQALDPKLWVGNASRDDAAVYALDDERGVVSTTDFFMPIVDDPYDFGRIAATNAISDIYAMGGDPLMAIAILGWPVNVLPPEVAREVIRGGRAVCAEAGIPLAGGHSIDAPEPIFGLAVTGVVNKRHLKRNDTASAGCRLYLTKPLGIGILTTAEKKAKLRPQDQGLARDWMCTLNTPGSRFGKLDGVKAMTDVTGFGLLGHLVELAEGSGLTAHLEYAAVPRLPSVEHYLAEGCIPGGTLRNFDSYGHKIGALTDDQKHLLCDPQTSGGLLVAVTPDGEAEFLAEAAGLGLQLAAIGQLVERQSHAVEVI, encoded by the coding sequence ATGAGCGAGCCGATTCGCCTGACCCAGTACAGCCATGGTGCCGGCTGTGGCTGCAAGATCTCCCCCAAGGTGCTGGATGTGATCCTCGCCGAAAGCGGCGCCCAGGCCCTGGATCCGAAACTGTGGGTCGGCAACGCCTCGCGTGACGACGCGGCCGTGTATGCGCTGGACGACGAGCGTGGTGTGGTTTCGACCACCGACTTCTTCATGCCGATCGTCGATGACCCCTACGACTTCGGCCGCATCGCCGCCACCAACGCCATTAGCGACATCTATGCCATGGGCGGCGACCCGTTGATGGCCATCGCCATCCTCGGTTGGCCAGTAAATGTGCTGCCGCCGGAAGTGGCCCGCGAAGTGATCCGCGGTGGCCGTGCGGTGTGCGCCGAAGCCGGCATCCCGCTGGCTGGAGGCCACTCCATCGACGCCCCCGAACCGATCTTCGGCCTTGCTGTCACCGGCGTGGTGAACAAGCGCCACCTCAAGCGCAACGACACCGCCAGCGCAGGTTGCCGCCTGTACCTGACCAAGCCGCTGGGCATCGGCATCCTCACCACCGCCGAGAAAAAGGCCAAGCTGCGCCCACAGGACCAGGGCCTGGCCCGTGACTGGATGTGCACCCTCAATACCCCCGGCAGCCGCTTCGGCAAGCTCGACGGGGTCAAGGCGATGACCGACGTCACCGGCTTTGGCCTGCTCGGCCACCTGGTGGAACTGGCCGAAGGCAGTGGCCTCACCGCGCACCTGGAGTACGCCGCTGTGCCACGGCTGCCGAGTGTCGAACACTACCTGGCCGAGGGCTGCATCCCCGGTGGCACCCTGCGCAACTTCGACAGCTACGGGCACAAGATCGGCGCCCTCACTGACGACCAGAAGCACCTGCTGTGCGACCCGCAAACCAGCGGCGGCCTGCTGGTGGCGGTCACCCCGGACGGGGAAGCCGAGTTCCTCGCCGAAGCCGCCGGGCTGGGCCTGCAATTGGCAGCGATCGGCCAGTTGGTCGAGCGACAGAGCCACGCGGTCGAGGTGATCTGA
- a CDS encoding putative selenate ABC transporter substrate-binding protein, which produces MLKRPLALAAGLVLSCCAVVAQAAETLRVSAIPDEAPTELQRKFKPLGEYLARQLGMEVKFVPVADYPAVVESLASGRLDLAWLGGFTFVQVHLKDPTATPLVQREQDAQFTSKFITANPDVKSLADLKGKSFAFGSISSTSGSLMPRYFMLKQDNIKPEDYFSRVAYSGAHDATVAWVQAGKVDGGVLNASVWQKLVDAGKVDTAKVKVFATTPTYYDYNWTVRGNMDPALKEKIQKAFLDLDPANPEHKAILDLQAASRFIETKPENYVGTEQAAREAGLLK; this is translated from the coding sequence ATGCTCAAACGCCCCCTGGCGCTCGCCGCCGGCCTCGTGCTGTCCTGCTGTGCCGTAGTCGCCCAGGCTGCTGAAACCCTGCGGGTCAGCGCCATTCCCGACGAAGCACCGACCGAACTGCAGCGCAAGTTCAAGCCGTTGGGCGAATACCTGGCCAGGCAACTGGGCATGGAAGTCAAGTTCGTGCCGGTCGCCGACTACCCGGCAGTGGTCGAGTCGCTGGCTTCCGGTCGCCTGGACCTGGCCTGGCTGGGCGGTTTCACCTTCGTTCAGGTCCACCTGAAGGACCCGACCGCCACGCCGCTGGTGCAGCGTGAGCAGGATGCGCAGTTCACCTCCAAGTTCATTACCGCCAACCCCGATGTGAAGAGCCTGGCCGACCTCAAGGGCAAGTCGTTTGCCTTCGGTTCCATCTCGTCCACCTCGGGCAGCCTGATGCCGCGTTACTTCATGCTCAAGCAGGACAATATCAAGCCTGAAGACTACTTCAGCCGAGTGGCCTATTCCGGTGCCCACGATGCCACCGTGGCCTGGGTGCAAGCCGGCAAGGTCGATGGCGGCGTGCTCAACGCCAGTGTCTGGCAGAAGCTGGTCGATGCCGGCAAGGTCGATACCGCCAAGGTGAAGGTGTTCGCCACCACCCCGACCTACTACGACTACAACTGGACCGTGCGCGGCAACATGGACCCGGCGCTGAAGGAAAAGATCCAGAAGGCGTTCCTCGACCTCGACCCGGCCAACCCGGAGCACAAGGCCATTCTCGACCTGCAAGCGGCCAGCCGCTTCATCGAGACCAAGCCCGAGAATTACGTGGGCACCGAGCAGGCTGCACGCGAGGCCGGCCTGCTCAAGTGA